One window of Agarivorans sp. Alg241-V36 genomic DNA carries:
- a CDS encoding SDR family NAD(P)-dependent oxidoreductase, which translates to MNQLFNLDGKVAVITGGTSGIGAAAAERMAKAGATVVIAGRKNAIEFAERIGGIFVKTDVSDENSVRNLMAVANDLCGKIDIVVNCAGVNRGYNTLLESEKEDFDFNFNVNTMGVVYGIKHATQYMTQGGSIVNVASAAGVQGVPYLAPYVSSKWAVLGITKTAALELGEQNIRVNAICPTSVDTPMARAEGGEPQLRMEHKAVPLGRIAEPEEVAAIIHFLAAPDCAFVNGQTIGVDGGFTAGMSINAYNSLAAE; encoded by the coding sequence ATGAATCAACTATTTAATTTAGACGGTAAAGTGGCGGTAATTACCGGCGGCACTTCTGGTATTGGTGCAGCAGCAGCTGAACGTATGGCAAAAGCCGGCGCAACAGTGGTAATTGCGGGACGAAAAAATGCGATTGAGTTTGCCGAGCGCATTGGCGGTATTTTTGTAAAAACCGATGTATCAGACGAAAATTCGGTTCGCAACCTTATGGCCGTAGCCAACGACCTATGCGGAAAAATCGACATTGTAGTCAACTGCGCTGGCGTTAATCGCGGTTACAACACTTTGCTTGAATCTGAAAAAGAAGATTTTGATTTCAATTTCAATGTGAACACCATGGGTGTGGTTTATGGCATTAAACATGCCACGCAGTATATGACCCAAGGCGGTAGCATAGTGAATGTTGCCTCTGCCGCGGGTGTACAGGGCGTGCCTTACTTAGCGCCTTATGTAAGCTCTAAATGGGCGGTATTGGGGATTACTAAAACCGCAGCGTTAGAGTTAGGTGAGCAAAATATTCGAGTGAATGCCATTTGTCCCACCTCGGTGGATACACCAATGGCACGCGCTGAAGGTGGTGAGCCTCAATTGCGTATGGAGCATAAAGCTGTGCCACTTGGTCGCATTGCCGAGCCCGAAGAAGTGGCTGCGATAATTCACTTTTTAGCCGCACCAGATTGTGCTTTTGTAAACGGGCAAACCATTGGTGTTGATGGCGGCTTTACTGCGGGTATGAGTATTAATGCTTACAACAGCTTAGCTGCAGAGTAG
- a CDS encoding CDP-alcohol phosphatidyltransferase family protein — protein MLDRYAIKVIKAPLDYSAKQLDNAGLSANQVTLIGFFIGLSAIPFLAFQQYQVALALILLNRTFDGLDGALARRQGCSDFGGYLDIVCDFIFYSGIVLGFALASPEQNAVAANVLIWTFMGTGSSFLTFAIMAAKRNIDNTVYPHKSLYYLGGLTEGTETIATFVLFCLFPQHFAMLALIFAALCSVTTVTRILAAKATFADDKAPTNTSA, from the coding sequence ATGCTAGACCGTTACGCCATAAAAGTAATAAAAGCGCCATTAGATTACAGTGCTAAACAGCTCGACAATGCGGGCTTAAGTGCCAACCAAGTTACTCTCATCGGATTTTTCATTGGCTTAAGTGCCATTCCTTTTCTCGCTTTTCAGCAATACCAAGTTGCCCTGGCGCTTATTTTGCTCAATCGGACTTTTGATGGCTTAGATGGCGCACTAGCTCGAAGACAGGGATGTAGTGATTTTGGTGGCTACCTCGATATAGTCTGCGATTTTATTTTTTACTCTGGCATTGTTCTAGGTTTTGCCCTTGCCTCGCCTGAACAAAACGCGGTAGCGGCAAACGTACTTATTTGGACCTTTATGGGCACCGGTTCAAGTTTTCTCACCTTTGCGATAATGGCCGCTAAACGCAACATTGATAATACGGTTTACCCACATAAGTCTTTGTATTACTTAGGTGGTTTGACCGAAGGCACCGAAACCATCGCCACCTTTGTACTGTTCTGTTTGTTTCCGCAGCACTTCGCTATGTTGGCACTTATCTTTGCCGCCTTATGCAGTGTAACAACCGTCACTCGAATACTGGCCGCCAAGGCCACATTTGCAGATGACAAAGCGCCCACCAATACCTCCGCATAA